Sequence from the Candidatus Syntrophosphaera sp. genome:
GGATCTCCTGTCGGGCTCGCCCATCAAGGCCTGCACCTGTTTCTTGGTCATGCCGATCTTCAGGTTCTGCCAGCTTTCCCGGCAGTCTTTGGGCAGGCATTCCAGGGGCTGGGTATCCCGGACCAATTCAACCTTGACCGGTTCAGGTTCCTGGAGCTGCTTTGCCGCCTTGGCGGGCTTGGTTGCGACGCTGGGCTGGGTAACGACCGGTTTTGGCTCTGGGGCGGACGTGGATTTAACTTCAGGTTGCTTGGCGGCTTCAGGCTTTTTTTCCTGAACTGGTTGCTGGACGGCTGCAGGATTCTTTGCGGGAGGATTTTGCGGGGTTGCGGCTGGTTTGGATTCGATGACCGGTTTTGAGGCCACGGAAGTTTTTGGCTCAACAACGGCCAGGGAGGCCGTGCTGCTTTGCTTGAGCTCGGTGTTTGCCTGTGCGGAGGCCACGGTCTGCGTTCTGGCGGGTTGTTGGGCGTCGATGACCTGAACGGCCCGGCTGGCTACGGGCAACTCAATGACAGGAACCGTGCCGCGGCTTTCCAACAAAGAATCCAGGGTGGCAACAATATCTTCCATCTGGGCAATGTCGTTTTCCAGGGATTCGATTTTGGACATCAATTTTTCCAATCTGGACGGTCTTTGCTCAGAGCTCTGAGCGAACAGAGCGCTGCCGGCCAGGATCAGGATCGAGGCGCAGAGCAGTATAATCGGTCTTTTCATCTTTCACCAACCATGGGTTTAAACTTATTTGAGACCATGTGTGGATGTGTACATTCATGTCAAGTAAAATGTCATTAAGATCCAGATAAATCTCTCATAGGCATATCATTCGATCAATCGATTTTGGGTTTGATCGCCCAGCTGGCGGCCTTGTCAAGGAAAAGATTGACAAAAGGGGGGGTGTGGCAGAACATGAAAAAAAATATAAAAATCCATGACAGGGAGGATCAATGTCCTATCGCATTCTCGCCATCAACCCCGGCTCGACTTCGACCAAGATCGCCGTCTACGACGGAGACCGGCCGGTTTTTGAAAAAACGCTGCGCCACGATCCGGCGGAGCTTGAACCCTTTGGAGGGATCATCGAGCAGTATGATTTCCGCAAGAAACTCGTTTTGGAAGCGATGCAGGAAAATCAGGTCGCTCCAGATAGCCTACACGCGGTTGTGGGTCGCGGCGGACTGGTTCGCGGCGTTTCCGGCGGTACCTGGAAGATCTGCCCGAATATGCTGCGCGATCTGAAGGACCCGGCGCTTTGGGGGCGCATCCACGCTTCCAACCTGGGGGCCTTCATAGCAGACGCGATTTCCCAGGAGCTTGGCATTCCGGGTTTCATAGTCGATCCGGTGGTGGTGGACGAATTTGGCGATCTGGCCCGCATTTCCGGGATTCCGGAGATCGAGCGGAAATCGCTGTTCCACGCGCTCAACATCAGATACATCGCGCGTTTGATGGCCCAGGAGCTGGGCCAGAAGTTTGAGGAAACCAACCTGATCGGAGTGCACATGGGCGGCGGGATATCGGTCGCGGCGATCCTGGGCGGACGTGTGGTTGACGTGAACAACGCCCTCTTGGGAATGGGCCCCTTTTCGCCGCAGAGAGCTGGCGCGCTGCCCATCGGTGATCTGCTCGAGCTGGCTTACAGCGGTAAATACACCCATAAGGAGTTGGTAAATTATCTGACCAAAAC
This genomic interval carries:
- the bamE gene encoding outer membrane protein assembly factor BamE; amino-acid sequence: MKRPIILLCASILILAGSALFAQSSEQRPSRLEKLMSKIESLENDIAQMEDIVATLDSLLESRGTVPVIELPVASRAVQVIDAQQPARTQTVASAQANTELKQSSTASLAVVEPKTSVASKPVIESKPAATPQNPPAKNPAAVQQPVQEKKPEAAKQPEVKSTSAPEPKPVVTQPSVATKPAKAAKQLQEPEPVKVELVRDTQPLECLPKDCRESWQNLKIGMTKKQVQALMGEPDRRSERIIDYWCYVTSKGNAGYVYFNEGRLSGLGEPYIE
- the buk gene encoding butyrate kinase, translated to MSYRILAINPGSTSTKIAVYDGDRPVFEKTLRHDPAELEPFGGIIEQYDFRKKLVLEAMQENQVAPDSLHAVVGRGGLVRGVSGGTWKICPNMLRDLKDPALWGRIHASNLGAFIADAISQELGIPGFIVDPVVVDEFGDLARISGIPEIERKSLFHALNIRYIARLMAQELGQKFEETNLIGVHMGGGISVAAILGGRVVDVNNALLGMGPFSPQRAGALPIGDLLELAYSGKYTHKELVNYLTKTAGLMAYLGTDSGIEVNKRIQEGDAKAKLILDAMCYQVAKEVGVCATVLKGRVDAIYLSGGLVYNDYIVEQIRSRVGFIAPVHLYPGEKEMEALSMGGVRVLSGLEQAHEYPY